The DNA sequence TTTAAAAGCATATCATAGGGTGAGGTTTGATACAAAGCGGAGTTTGATAGATTCATAAAGTTCTTAATTAGTGATAAATCTCCTATTTTCCCTGCATTGTTTGCTCTTCTTTCGAGTAAGAAACCATTCGTATAAACTAACTCTAACCCTTTCTCAAACCACTCTATGTTCTTTTTACTTGTTCCTCTCTTGGCTTCTATCTTACCTATTAATGACTCAAGTTCAAAAATGATACTATTGTTAATACCAATCTCGGTTTTTCCACTAGTTGTGAAACCAGATATTTTCTTATCCAATTTCATTGGTACTTCTATGAGGTCATCAAGGGCGCGCATAACATTAGTTAATCTGGGGGCTGTAGCGCTTGAGATATCTTATACACTTTGGATAATGGTATTGATTTTTTCAGAAACTTGAGATAGGTTATCAAAATCGTCTTCGATTGTCGTGATTTTCTCTTTTAAATAGTAGCTTTCAATGATAGCGGAGTCGGTAGAATCAACATTCGCTTGAAAGGATTCGATATGGTTATCTAGCGTACGTTTTAAGGAAGTGAATAACTCTTCAAATTCTTGCAAGATTGCATCGTGTAGTTCTAGAAAGTACGTTTTGGATTTATCCGCTGCTTCACCTTGGAATGTCTCCATCTGTACGATTTGCTTAATACTCGAACGCACCGCAACTATACCATCTAGAGCCTTCATCGTTTCATTATGTAATTGATCCGCAAAATGAGTAACTTCCTTTAGTTTTACTCTATGATTCATTCCCATCTACCCTCCTTCGATTCATGTTGAATCAATAGTTTTTATAGTAACTGAATTGAAAATTACAATAAATACGTCCATTGTTAAGAAGAAATAAACCTCTCACCACAGTTTGTGTGGTGTGAATATAGATTGTTTTGTTTCGCGCTAGTAATGTTTGTATTATAGTGACCTTGCCTTAACTGATAATAGTGAAAATGATAGAGAGATTATAATGGAAGGAATTAACGGAATAATGACTTTATGAAGCAATAAACATCCCTACATGGTTTCATTCTGTTTGTGAACAGTTTGAAAAATAAATTGTTCAAGTTGTGTTCTCTCTTTTGAAACTCAGCTTATTTACCTAGTAATCCGTAAGTTCATTAAGAAAAAGAAGCAAGAGAAAACTGTCTCATGCTTCTTCTTTACGTTATTGTGGAGTAATTGAACTTGCCCAAATATATGGTACAGTTATTCTTCCAGCTGATACACTGTCATATGTGTAGGTGTCCATTAATATTCCTTTTACTGTAACAATGCTTCCTTCCAATAAGGTAGGTGCATTCTCAAGTACTCTGTTTCCTCTGCTTTTTCTAAAAGGCACTTTTTCGATATGTTCTTCTTCAATCTCTTCTTGTTCTTCTTCCACTACAAAGAATGAATCCGGTAGGGCTACCTTATTAGAAGAAACTATCTCAATGGAGTAGGCGTTAGGCACATTGTCTACAGACAGGCTAACAAAATAAGAGTCTGCGTAAACTACCTGTATGTCAGCAAATGAACCAGCTATTGTCTCATCAAGTAATAAATCACTATTACTGTTAATTAGTGAAGAGTAATGTTGCGTTTGGCTTCTACTGGTGCAGATTCTATTGATTCTTTCTAGCATAAGAGTTAAATACAGAAGCTTATATAAATCGGACAATTGATGAATTCACTTTTGAGAAGCGTAATTTTCTTATAATCTAGTGACGATTGCTACTACAGAGACTAACACTGTGACAACAAAACCTAATAACATAAACAGTAAAATTGCTAGTGAAAAGTTTTTTTGAGGATTTGGTGCACCAAATCCCCAGACTTATGGAAAAATAAAGGTATCAATTGTTATCCCTATTATAATAAACGTTCCTAACCATTGTAGAACTCACATTTGATTGTTTTTATGGACGTCCGATATTCCCACCTCACATTATTCATATTTCCGATACTTTTGATTCTTTCTAGCTTCGTTTTTTGTATAGATATAGAAAACCACCAACGAATAATATTAGACTGTACCATGAACTATATATTGGAAATATATGACCTCCCCATGTTAAAAAATAGTAAAAACTATGCAATAGGATTAGTAATCCAATTAGTGTTAACAACCCAACAAATACGTTTAAAATGGAATTTGTACTATTAATTACTTCACGCTTCTTATATAAGTAAAATAGGGTAGTAATATATAAAATGAGTCCGATATGCCCTTCCCAACCATAGGCACCCAAAATAAAATTAAAAACTAAACTTAACCTTGAATCATAATATTCAAGTACCCATGTATTAAAAACGAATAATATTAACAAAGATATTTTATTTGCAAATAAATAGCCACCTATCCCTAATAAAATAAGTCCAATAATTGATAATGGCTTTGTTGATTTCAG is a window from the Bacillus alkalicellulosilyticus genome containing:
- a CDS encoding T7SS effector LXG polymorphic toxin, producing MNHRVKLKEVTHFADQLHNETMKALDGIVAVRSSIKQIVQMETFQGEAADKSKTYFLELHDAILQEFEELFTSLKRTLDNHIESFQANVDSTDSAIIESYYLKEKITTIEDDFDNLSQVSEKINTIIQSV